Proteins encoded within one genomic window of Pseudalkalibacillus sp. SCS-8:
- the wrbA gene encoding NAD(P)H:quinone oxidoreductase: protein MAQAVADGAKKADDVEVKIVRIKEFDEVKQAMSSNEYYVKAQEMQSDIPEATHEDLKWADGIIWGIPTRYGSMPAQMKQYLDSAGGLWMNGELEGKATAVFTSTGSIHGGQETTALTTFVPLMHFGMIFVGLPYGENPEQLSADAVGGSPYSASTVAGPEGGEQPKEVDLTMAGRLGTRVAKISAALKALR from the coding sequence ATGGCACAAGCTGTAGCTGATGGTGCAAAAAAAGCGGATGACGTCGAGGTGAAAATCGTACGCATCAAAGAATTTGATGAAGTGAAGCAGGCAATGTCATCAAACGAATACTATGTGAAAGCACAAGAAATGCAATCGGATATACCGGAAGCGACCCATGAAGATCTGAAGTGGGCGGATGGCATTATCTGGGGTATTCCGACTCGATATGGTTCCATGCCAGCTCAAATGAAACAATATCTCGACTCTGCAGGTGGACTATGGATGAACGGAGAGCTTGAAGGGAAGGCCACTGCGGTCTTTACAAGTACAGGATCCATTCACGGTGGTCAAGAGACGACAGCATTGACGACCTTCGTACCACTCATGCACTTCGGAATGATTTTTGTCGGACTTCCTTACGGAGAAAATCCTGAGCAATTATCAGCGGATGCTGTTGGAGGTTCTCCATATTCAGCATCTACAGTAGCAGGGCCAGAAGGCGGAGAGCAGCCGAAAGAAGTTGATCTGACAATGGCTGGGCGTCTCGGTACACGTGTTGCAAAAATATCTGCCGCATTAAAAGCTTTACGATAA
- a CDS encoding VOC family protein, which yields MIKGLYEAHLPVSDMERSIAFYQKLGLELAHRGKKLAFFWIEKGTSWLGLWETKEVSIPYHPSIRHLAFQIDSSDMDHIKAWLKERGIEVREAFGFTPEEQPLVLANTPHAHAAVYFQDPDGNSLEMISPLAIDTNEHHDMMQLKEWKEKADR from the coding sequence ATGATCAAAGGCTTGTACGAAGCACATTTACCTGTAAGCGATATGGAACGATCCATTGCGTTCTATCAAAAACTCGGGCTCGAGCTTGCCCATCGTGGTAAGAAATTGGCATTCTTCTGGATTGAAAAAGGGACGAGCTGGCTCGGGCTTTGGGAGACGAAGGAGGTCTCCATCCCCTATCACCCCTCTATCCGTCATCTTGCCTTCCAAATCGATTCCAGTGATATGGATCATATAAAAGCTTGGCTGAAGGAACGGGGGATTGAAGTGCGGGAAGCTTTCGGCTTTACGCCTGAAGAACAGCCGTTAGTCCTGGCCAACACCCCTCATGCGCATGCAGCCGTCTATTTTCAGGATCCAGACGGCAACTCCTTGGAAATGATTTCGCCTCTCGCTATCGATACAAATGAACACCATGACATGATGCAGTTGAAGGAGTGGAAAGAAAAGGCTGACCGATAA
- a CDS encoding cysteine dioxygenase family protein — protein sequence MELMERIEKVFGQMESTSREALREAMEKLNVQLEELMPSLQDPDGKPYYRKLLYKDEQVELLVMNWSDIECAPHDHGESCGWIQVMNGVSRNTVYEVKENQLPSELFSEYKQKGKFFYAPKKGVHKMTDPAQTDLVTLHLYSPPITGMVVYDLKTCAACVVSDDCGAWWPDDQKQKLREYKLQQAGN from the coding sequence ATGGAACTGATGGAACGGATTGAAAAGGTTTTCGGTCAAATGGAGTCGACCTCGAGGGAAGCCTTACGAGAAGCAATGGAAAAGCTCAATGTCCAGCTGGAGGAGCTTATGCCGTCGTTGCAGGATCCTGATGGGAAGCCTTATTACCGGAAGCTGCTATATAAGGACGAACAAGTCGAGCTGCTTGTCATGAATTGGTCCGATATTGAGTGTGCACCTCATGATCACGGTGAATCCTGCGGATGGATCCAGGTCATGAACGGTGTATCCCGCAACACGGTTTATGAAGTGAAAGAGAATCAGCTGCCTTCTGAGTTGTTCTCTGAGTATAAGCAGAAGGGAAAATTCTTTTATGCACCAAAAAAAGGGGTGCATAAAATGACGGATCCAGCTCAAACGGACCTCGTCACCTTGCACCTCTATTCGCCACCGATCACTGGGATGGTCGTTTATGATTTGAAAACATGCGCAGCGTGTGTCGTCTCAGACGACTGTGGCGCCTGGTGGCCGGATGACCAGAAGCAAAAGCTACGCGAATACAAGCTGCAGCAAGCAGGAAACTGA
- a CDS encoding SLAP domain-containing protein, with translation MKDRLVFEPSWEKAISDEDRKTITRLHEQNPIQKGVLQFTPIRAAMNHHGALLAMVLIQNGWDEPFTVDGIPFTYTEEGRGVIAECQFRIAQVHVPAGASMPWTFVFPKETIRRRPLLKDWTLKHE, from the coding sequence ATGAAAGACCGGCTCGTATTTGAACCGTCCTGGGAAAAAGCAATATCTGATGAGGACCGAAAAACAATTACCCGACTACATGAACAAAACCCGATTCAAAAGGGTGTCCTTCAATTCACTCCGATTCGTGCTGCCATGAACCATCATGGAGCGCTCCTTGCTATGGTGTTGATTCAGAATGGATGGGATGAACCTTTCACTGTCGATGGTATTCCTTTCACCTATACTGAGGAAGGAAGAGGCGTCATCGCTGAATGTCAGTTTCGAATTGCACAAGTTCATGTTCCAGCGGGTGCCTCCATGCCATGGACGTTCGTTTTTCCAAAGGAAACGATACGAAGGAGACCGTTGTTAAAAGATTGGACACTAAAACATGAGTAA
- a CDS encoding DsbA family protein, which translates to MEGKDIEVEWKPFELRPEPVEPLDPNSAYIQNAWKHSVKPLAEKLGVEMNFPPVQPRTQLAFEGFQYAKENGKANEYNHRMLKAFFVEGMDLGDIDVLVKLAEEVGLDPDGYREAVESRKYRESHQAALAEAAQRDIRAVPTFFIGERKLQGLYPADRLAQIIDNELAKNEDTALENGLSCDIEGGENC; encoded by the coding sequence ATGGAAGGAAAGGATATCGAAGTCGAATGGAAGCCGTTTGAATTGAGACCTGAACCGGTCGAACCTCTTGACCCGAATTCGGCATATATTCAAAATGCGTGGAAGCATTCCGTAAAGCCATTGGCTGAGAAGCTTGGCGTGGAAATGAATTTCCCTCCGGTCCAGCCGCGTACGCAGCTGGCATTTGAAGGTTTTCAATATGCGAAGGAGAACGGGAAAGCAAATGAATACAATCACCGTATGCTGAAAGCCTTTTTCGTAGAAGGGATGGACCTCGGTGACATTGATGTTCTTGTAAAGCTCGCTGAAGAAGTGGGTCTGGATCCGGATGGCTATCGAGAAGCTGTAGAATCCCGCAAATACCGAGAGAGTCATCAGGCTGCTTTAGCTGAAGCGGCTCAGCGTGACATCCGTGCCGTACCGACCTTCTTCATCGGAGAAAGAAAACTTCAGGGTCTTTACCCGGCAGATCGTCTCGCACAAATCATCGATAATGAGCTGGCAAAGAACGAGGATACAGCACTCGAAAACGGACTTTCGTGTGATATAGAAGGAGGAGAAAACTGTTGA
- a CDS encoding general stress protein produces MSKPVVREYVNDEELKSDIEDLQNRGLDKDDIYVISHDDDRTNRVADSVDANTVGLKEMGIENAVGKMFNKKGDELRAKFKEMGFSQEEANQYEDKLDKGRILMMVTDVEKVNDWS; encoded by the coding sequence ATGAGTAAGCCAGTAGTACGTGAATATGTAAATGATGAAGAACTGAAAAGTGACATTGAAGATTTACAGAACCGTGGGCTTGATAAGGATGATATTTATGTCATTTCTCATGATGATGACCGAACAAATCGGGTAGCAGACAGCGTTGATGCCAACACTGTTGGCCTGAAGGAAATGGGTATCGAAAATGCTGTCGGTAAGATGTTCAATAAAAAAGGTGATGAACTGAGAGCGAAGTTCAAGGAGATGGGCTTTTCCCAGGAGGAAGCAAATCAATATGAGGATAAGCTTGATAAAGGTAGAATTCTAATGATGGTGACCGATGTGGAGAAGGTAAACGATTGGTCCTAA
- a CDS encoding MarR family transcriptional regulator, whose amino-acid sequence MKDSSLELFIVLSRAYQSIMEVARKDIRRFNLNLTEFGVLELLYHKGPHALQKIGGKILLASGSITYVVDKLEEKGYIERRPCPDDRRITFAYLTDKGKTLMEEIFPSHEEVLQQALSGLTEEEKQQAIDMLKRLGKFAASSHS is encoded by the coding sequence ATGAAAGATTCATCCTTAGAACTCTTCATCGTCCTCTCAAGAGCCTATCAATCCATTATGGAAGTAGCGAGAAAAGATATCCGCCGTTTCAACTTGAATTTGACGGAATTCGGTGTTCTTGAATTGCTCTACCATAAAGGTCCGCATGCATTGCAAAAGATCGGCGGGAAGATCCTGCTCGCGAGTGGAAGCATTACGTATGTCGTCGATAAGCTGGAGGAGAAAGGTTACATAGAGAGAAGACCTTGTCCAGACGACCGCCGCATCACGTTTGCTTATCTTACGGACAAAGGAAAAACCTTGATGGAGGAAATCTTTCCATCCCATGAAGAGGTTCTTCAACAGGCATTAAGCGGATTGACGGAAGAAGAGAAACAACAGGCAATCGACATGCTAAAACGACTTGGGAAATTCGCTGCATCAAGCCATTCGTAA
- a CDS encoding DUF1499 domain-containing protein, translating into MATTKQLKQCPSSPNCVSSQTDSGDHYVPPISYNGPSKQAYETIVDILKSMKRTKIVEEEPDYIHAECKSRIFRFTDDIEFLFDKEKKVIDIRSASRMGYSDFGVNRKRVEKIKHKFINYKSVKGQS; encoded by the coding sequence ATGGCAACAACCAAACAATTGAAGCAGTGCCCATCCTCTCCCAATTGTGTTTCCTCTCAGACTGATAGCGGAGATCACTATGTGCCGCCGATCTCCTATAATGGACCGTCTAAGCAAGCGTATGAAACGATTGTAGATATTTTAAAATCAATGAAACGGACTAAAATCGTGGAAGAAGAACCTGATTATATCCACGCAGAGTGTAAGTCCAGAATCTTCCGTTTCACAGACGACATTGAATTCTTGTTCGATAAAGAAAAAAAGGTCATTGATATCCGCTCAGCCTCCCGAATGGGATACTCAGACTTTGGTGTGAACCGAAAAAGAGTAGAGAAAATCAAACATAAGTTCATTAATTATAAGTCTGTAAAAGGACAAAGCTAA
- a CDS encoding DMT family transporter yields MIPYKMKLVSSLYATMSITFWGISFVSTKAVLDKLDPFTLLVVRFGIGSLFLLFLIIALGGKLRIPIAYIPHLIVLGILGVFIHQVFQATALLTIDASSAGWLISFSPIFTVILAMMFLHERMTWRKACGMTVAVFGVLMVTTKGAGGSFDLAMNIGYLLMILSTLNWAVYSVLLKKLSVPIPPLVLTFYMSTLGFVLTIPFLIRNEGWNELALLTAGEWSHLMFLGIFVSGVAYWYWAKALDVLDASQVSVFLYLEPLATLIAAILLLNEKIVIISVLGGLMIIMGVILVNGQLLTFFHHVVLRYRR; encoded by the coding sequence ATGATTCCTTATAAAATGAAGCTCGTATCATCGCTTTATGCCACGATGTCGATTACATTCTGGGGCATTTCGTTCGTATCGACGAAAGCGGTCCTTGATAAATTGGATCCCTTTACACTTCTTGTCGTCCGTTTTGGCATCGGTTCGCTGTTTCTCCTTTTTTTGATCATCGCCTTAGGCGGTAAACTGAGGATTCCAATTGCCTATATTCCTCATTTGATCGTGCTCGGTATCTTAGGCGTCTTCATTCATCAAGTGTTCCAGGCGACCGCTCTTTTGACGATCGATGCTTCATCAGCAGGATGGCTCATTTCATTTTCTCCTATTTTCACTGTAATCCTTGCAATGATGTTTCTTCATGAGAGGATGACCTGGCGGAAGGCATGCGGGATGACGGTGGCTGTGTTCGGCGTCCTTATGGTAACGACCAAGGGGGCTGGCGGTTCCTTTGATCTTGCCATGAATATCGGGTACCTTCTCATGATTTTAAGTACGTTGAATTGGGCTGTCTATTCTGTTCTATTGAAGAAATTGAGCGTACCTATACCGCCTCTTGTGCTCACCTTCTACATGAGTACGTTAGGATTCGTGCTGACGATTCCCTTTCTTATACGGAATGAAGGCTGGAATGAATTGGCGCTCTTAACAGCCGGAGAGTGGTCTCATCTCATGTTCCTCGGGATCTTCGTATCTGGCGTCGCATATTGGTATTGGGCGAAAGCGCTTGATGTGCTGGATGCCTCCCAGGTTTCTGTGTTCCTCTATTTAGAGCCTTTAGCCACACTCATTGCAGCGATTCTTTTATTGAATGAAAAAATAGTCATCATAAGTGTTTTAGGCGGACTTATGATAATAATGGGTGTCATTTTAGTCAATGGACAGCTGCTTACATTTTTTCATCACGTTGTATTGCGGTACAGACGATAA
- a CDS encoding amidase family protein: protein MRESFKLRNEDWLENATVFEIQKAMNNGQLTSVQLVSRCLEYIIQDNHDGKKLNAVLEVNPDALQIAETLDAERKLKGMRGLLHGIPVLLKDNIETADRMHTSAGSLALADHYAKEDAAIVKKLRDAGAVIVGKANMTEWANFMSTSMANGYSSRGGQVLNPYGSQFDVGGSSSGSAVGVAAHFATLAVGTETSGSILSPASQNNVVGIKPTVGLVSRSGIIPLSHSQDTAGPIARTVTDAAILLGALTGQDDRDPVTYTSRERSFQDFTTYLNAYALHGARIGVCREKYIDGLPEQQRVVMEKAIADLKEAGATIIELESISPMENDESWDYNVLLYEFKSDLNAYLHNLPASLPVHSLRDVIRFNEENEETALKYGQDILLDSEETSGTMTEAAYLKSRLRDLQLSRIRGIDVVMEEFQLNALLFPNSNGAGIPAKAGYPSITVPGGFTEDGQPVGVTFTGKAFTESTLIGLGFAYEQFTKHRRAPLSD, encoded by the coding sequence ATGAGAGAGAGTTTCAAGCTACGAAACGAGGATTGGCTGGAGAACGCCACAGTCTTTGAAATCCAAAAAGCGATGAATAACGGACAATTGACGTCCGTGCAGCTGGTAAGCCGTTGCTTAGAATATATCATCCAAGACAATCATGACGGGAAGAAGCTGAATGCAGTCCTAGAAGTGAATCCTGATGCCCTCCAAATTGCAGAGACGCTGGATGCGGAACGAAAATTGAAAGGGATGCGTGGTCTCCTTCACGGGATACCCGTTCTGTTGAAGGATAATATCGAAACCGCAGACCGGATGCATACGAGTGCAGGTTCACTGGCACTAGCTGATCATTACGCAAAGGAAGACGCGGCCATCGTGAAAAAGCTGCGAGACGCAGGCGCGGTAATCGTCGGAAAGGCGAATATGACAGAATGGGCGAATTTCATGAGTACGTCGATGGCGAATGGCTACAGTTCAAGAGGAGGTCAAGTACTGAATCCTTACGGAAGTCAATTTGATGTTGGCGGCTCAAGCTCAGGCTCTGCTGTAGGGGTAGCAGCCCATTTTGCAACCCTTGCTGTCGGTACAGAAACATCTGGCTCTATCCTCAGTCCCGCCAGTCAGAACAATGTGGTCGGAATCAAGCCTACCGTCGGCCTCGTAAGCCGGTCAGGCATCATCCCGCTTTCCCATAGTCAAGACACCGCTGGTCCTATCGCCCGTACAGTCACGGATGCAGCGATTCTCCTTGGCGCTTTGACAGGGCAGGACGACCGAGATCCCGTTACGTACACGAGCCGAGAAAGAAGCTTCCAGGACTTTACGACATATTTGAATGCATACGCCCTACATGGTGCACGGATCGGTGTTTGCAGAGAAAAATATATCGATGGTTTGCCAGAACAGCAGCGAGTCGTCATGGAAAAGGCGATCGCGGATCTAAAGGAGGCAGGAGCGACCATCATTGAATTGGAATCCATTTCGCCTATGGAAAATGATGAGTCATGGGATTACAATGTCCTTCTTTATGAATTCAAATCGGATTTGAACGCTTATTTGCACAATTTACCGGCTTCCCTTCCTGTCCATTCATTAAGGGATGTGATCCGATTCAATGAGGAAAATGAGGAAACAGCGCTAAAATATGGACAAGACATCTTACTCGATTCAGAGGAGACATCGGGAACGATGACAGAAGCAGCGTATTTGAAAAGTCGGCTGCGTGATCTTCAGCTCTCAAGGATACGTGGAATCGATGTCGTGATGGAGGAGTTTCAGCTGAATGCGCTTCTCTTTCCAAACTCGAATGGCGCGGGCATCCCAGCGAAAGCGGGCTATCCATCCATCACCGTCCCAGGTGGTTTTACAGAGGATGGACAGCCGGTCGGCGTCACTTTCACGGGCAAAGCGTTCACTGAATCGACCTTAATTGGACTTGGATTCGCTTACGAGCAATTCACCAAGCATCGCCGTGCTCCGTTATCGGACTAA
- a CDS encoding chemotaxis protein CheX, whose translation MTIVATENITTLLNGAITVVKTVLPMECEVGTAQNTLESVNLSQPGVMIGLEKEINGSVFFLGPRELFSECGNKMFGMPFEGEMLDSFIGELGNILAGNIATQLSTEDITIDITTPKVVDSASLGTVERILTVPLQFDGQEMTILFTIE comes from the coding sequence ATGACGATTGTAGCGACAGAAAATATTACAACCCTATTGAACGGTGCCATAACTGTGGTCAAAACTGTCCTGCCGATGGAATGTGAGGTCGGAACAGCGCAGAACACACTCGAATCCGTGAACCTTAGCCAACCGGGAGTCATGATCGGTTTGGAAAAAGAGATCAATGGATCGGTGTTTTTCTTAGGTCCCAGAGAGCTTTTCAGTGAATGTGGAAACAAGATGTTCGGCATGCCTTTTGAAGGGGAGATGCTTGATTCATTCATCGGGGAGCTTGGTAATATCCTTGCTGGAAATATTGCGACGCAGCTATCGACAGAGGATATCACAATTGATATCACGACTCCGAAAGTGGTTGATTCTGCATCATTAGGTACGGTCGAAAGGATTCTTACAGTACCTCTGCAATTTGACGGACAAGAAATGACGATCCTTTTCACAATCGAATAG
- a CDS encoding FdhF/YdeP family oxidoreductase yields the protein MGKTKHSGPMKLAKDLDPSLWVSKVPFGLGKIKPHHIRDTAKVAWENKDNLPYATRILTQGVCDGCALGVAGLQDQTLQGPHLCTTRLNVLRLNTMPAMKPEVVHADIDELRKKSSTELRKLGRIPYPLIRKPGEKKFSRLSWDDALDLIADKMKKLDPKQYGFYLTSRGITNESYYTAAKVARFLGTNNIDNASRICHSPSKTALSRSLGIGASSCNYKDWIGTDVLVFWGSVAANNQPVSTKYMYAAKRKGTKIIVINPYYEPSMENYWIPSIPESALFGTKIADDVYQVNIGGDIAFMHGIMKHWFAMEEEAPGSAINHDFVQEHVNGLDELKDKVESYDWETLEKSSGLSKERMQELAVLLAKSDSAVFVWSMGLTQHRFGTDNVSQVANLALLRGFLGREHCGVMPIRGHSGVQGAGEMGADPFVLPGGGFDDTNVKRVEKVWNFKIPRWQGDIVGISLENALLPEDHERKLKLYYMSGGNFLETMPDPEFVRQCLESVDIRVHQDIIFNTSTFVDAKEAVVVLPAMTRYEQPGGGTSTSTERMVYFSPEIKGPRIEEARSEWEIYVDLAKRVKPDQKHVIDFKDAQAVRDEIAKAAPNYDGIQHLKKKGDVFQWGGAWLCEDGYCPTPDGKGNLISMDIPELRKAEGHFYVTTRRGKQFNSMIYSDHDPFNEAERYDVLMNEEDGKKHGIAQGEAIVVYNKHGLFHGKARFVDVKSGNVQVHWPEGNVLIPKGVYEQYAGIPEYNTAVIVEKAETFHAQKDTKYLEKRIEELEMEVG from the coding sequence GTGGGTAAAACGAAGCACTCCGGCCCTATGAAGCTAGCAAAGGACCTCGACCCATCCTTATGGGTGAGTAAGGTTCCGTTCGGATTAGGTAAAATAAAGCCTCACCATATACGAGATACAGCGAAGGTTGCCTGGGAGAACAAGGACAACCTTCCTTATGCCACAAGAATTTTGACGCAAGGTGTGTGCGACGGCTGCGCACTCGGTGTCGCAGGCCTGCAGGATCAGACGCTGCAAGGTCCGCACTTATGTACGACACGATTGAATGTCTTACGGTTGAATACGATGCCAGCGATGAAGCCTGAGGTCGTCCATGCGGACATTGATGAGCTCCGTAAGAAGAGCAGCACAGAATTGCGTAAGCTCGGAAGGATTCCTTATCCGTTGATCCGAAAGCCTGGAGAGAAGAAATTCAGCCGTCTTTCGTGGGATGATGCCCTCGACTTGATTGCGGATAAAATGAAGAAGCTGGACCCGAAGCAATACGGATTCTACCTCACATCACGCGGCATCACCAATGAATCCTATTATACTGCAGCGAAGGTGGCACGCTTCCTCGGGACGAACAACATCGATAATGCATCCCGCATTTGCCATTCGCCATCCAAGACGGCCTTGAGCCGATCATTAGGGATCGGTGCATCCAGCTGTAATTATAAGGACTGGATCGGTACGGATGTCCTCGTATTCTGGGGCTCTGTTGCGGCGAATAACCAACCGGTATCGACCAAATACATGTATGCGGCTAAAAGGAAAGGGACGAAAATCATCGTCATCAATCCTTACTATGAGCCATCGATGGAAAACTATTGGATTCCATCCATCCCGGAATCCGCATTGTTCGGGACAAAAATTGCGGATGATGTCTATCAGGTGAATATCGGAGGCGACATTGCATTCATGCACGGCATCATGAAGCACTGGTTTGCGATGGAAGAAGAAGCCCCGGGATCCGCCATCAATCATGATTTCGTCCAGGAGCATGTGAATGGATTGGACGAGCTGAAGGATAAAGTGGAATCCTATGATTGGGAGACGCTTGAAAAATCATCCGGATTATCAAAAGAACGGATGCAAGAGCTTGCTGTGCTTCTTGCCAAATCCGATTCAGCGGTATTCGTCTGGTCGATGGGTCTTACCCAGCATCGTTTCGGGACGGATAACGTATCGCAAGTGGCGAACCTCGCCTTGTTACGAGGCTTCTTAGGTCGTGAACATTGTGGTGTGATGCCGATCCGTGGCCACTCAGGTGTACAAGGAGCAGGCGAAATGGGTGCTGACCCGTTCGTACTGCCTGGCGGAGGATTTGATGATACGAACGTGAAACGCGTCGAAAAGGTATGGAACTTCAAAATTCCAAGATGGCAGGGGGATATCGTCGGTATTTCTCTTGAGAACGCGCTCCTCCCAGAGGATCATGAACGGAAGCTGAAGCTTTATTACATGTCGGGTGGAAACTTCCTCGAAACGATGCCAGACCCTGAGTTTGTCAGACAATGCCTTGAGAGTGTTGATATTCGTGTCCATCAAGATATCATCTTCAACACGTCGACATTTGTGGATGCGAAGGAGGCTGTCGTCGTCCTGCCGGCCATGACGCGTTATGAGCAGCCAGGAGGCGGTACATCGACCTCAACAGAGCGAATGGTCTATTTTTCACCTGAAATTAAAGGTCCGAGAATCGAAGAAGCCCGTTCAGAGTGGGAAATCTATGTGGATCTTGCAAAACGCGTCAAGCCTGACCAAAAACACGTGATCGATTTCAAGGACGCGCAAGCTGTTCGGGATGAAATTGCGAAAGCGGCACCGAATTATGATGGCATCCAGCACTTGAAGAAGAAGGGGGATGTCTTCCAGTGGGGTGGTGCATGGCTATGTGAAGACGGTTATTGCCCTACTCCTGATGGGAAGGGTAACCTCATCAGCATGGACATTCCAGAGCTACGTAAGGCGGAGGGTCACTTTTACGTAACGACTCGTCGCGGTAAGCAATTCAATTCGATGATTTATTCCGATCACGACCCGTTCAATGAGGCGGAACGCTATGATGTTCTCATGAATGAAGAGGACGGGAAGAAGCATGGAATTGCTCAAGGAGAGGCGATCGTCGTTTATAACAAACACGGACTCTTCCATGGGAAAGCTCGGTTTGTCGACGTAAAATCTGGGAATGTACAAGTCCACTGGCCGGAAGGGAACGTACTGATCCCGAAAGGCGTTTATGAACAATACGCAGGGATTCCGGAATACAACACGGCTGTCATTGTGGAAAAAGCAGAAACCTTCCACGCTCAAAAGGATACGAAATACTTGGAAAAACGGATTGAAGAATTGGAAATGGAAGTAGGCTGA